Proteins from a single region of Phycisphaeraceae bacterium D3-23:
- a CDS encoding ABC transporter permease — protein sequence MGALTRPIAKLGDAAIGTVGFIGALGILIGLTFAASPRLIFRKRGRRLAWRNLWFQAHRVGVKSIGVVALVTFSIGVILALQIVPILEGYGVPDQIATIIAIAFFRELGPLVGAIVLTGFAGASIAAEIGTMAVNEELKALRSHALSPVRFLVVPRVLASMVMTVCLAVLSSIMGVLGALCATLMITDLRADAYMELTYNAVDAFDVSTGLVKAAVFGMLIGAMACHLGLGVRGGASGVGSATTRTVVLSIVALTVVDLAFTAVFYLLGL from the coding sequence GCGATCGGCACCGTCGGGTTTATCGGTGCGCTGGGCATCCTCATCGGCCTCACCTTCGCGGCGAGCCCACGGCTGATCTTCCGCAAGCGCGGGCGTCGGCTGGCGTGGCGCAACCTGTGGTTCCAGGCGCACCGGGTCGGGGTCAAGAGCATCGGCGTCGTGGCGCTGGTGACGTTCTCGATCGGCGTGATCCTCGCGCTGCAGATCGTGCCGATCCTGGAGGGGTATGGTGTGCCCGACCAGATCGCGACGATCATCGCGATCGCGTTTTTCCGCGAGCTTGGGCCGCTGGTCGGGGCGATCGTGCTGACGGGCTTTGCCGGGGCATCCATCGCGGCGGAGATCGGGACGATGGCGGTCAACGAAGAGCTCAAGGCCCTGCGGTCGCACGCGCTGAGCCCGGTGCGGTTTCTCGTGGTGCCGCGTGTGTTGGCGTCGATGGTGATGACGGTGTGCCTGGCGGTGCTGTCGAGCATCATGGGCGTCTTGGGCGCGCTGTGCGCGACGCTGATGATCACCGACCTACGGGCGGATGCGTATATGGAGCTGACGTACAACGCGGTCGACGCGTTCGATGTCTCGACGGGGCTGGTCAAGGCGGCGGTGTTCGGGATGCTGATCGGCGCGATGGCCTGCCACCTCGGGCTGGGCGTGCGCGGCGGGGCGTCGGGTGTGGGCAGCGCGACGACGCGCACCGTCGTGCTCAGCATCGTCGCGCTGACGGTGGTGGACCTGGCGTTTACGGCTGTGTTTTACCTGTTGGGGCTTTGA